Sequence from the Cucurbita pepo subsp. pepo cultivar mu-cu-16 chromosome LG02, ASM280686v2, whole genome shotgun sequence genome:
GGAAATAGATATTTATAAAGAGAAACAGTACTTGGAGccaaatttggaagaaattacTTGAACTGCCGGTGCGTTCTCCACATCCGTAAATGCTATTGCCTCCCACTTCCGGCGCTGTGACGGCCTCGGAAGGTTCTCAGGCACGATGATCTCGAGCGAATTGGCTCGCCATTGAGCGCATTTTCTTTTGTCGCTCCATCTCGAGATCTTTACACGCCTCGAATCTACAACTTGTGGCGGCGATTCGAGAGCCTGAGTTTCAACGGCGACGGAGACGTCGCCGAACTCGATTGCGAGAATCAAGCTCGCTAAACCTAAAGCGCATCGACTTCTGATTCTCCACGTTCCTTTATCGTCCTTCCTGTAGTAAAACAAGAAATCTTAATCGATTGATCGAggaaaaaagttgaagaacaGAGAACAGATTGATCCGTCTTTGCATGTGAAATCCATCGCGATGAAGTTAATTGAGACTTACGCAGACAATCGAGCAACTTTCGAAGAATCAAAGGAATTTGAATCGGGAGCTCGAGGTAGGAGAACTACTGAAGATGAACAATTGATGCCCAAACccatttctctgtttcttttcttctctcgaAAGAATAGTCAAGcaacagagaaaaaaatgggCGGGGTGatatttatataaagaaaacaGTTACGAGAGATGATAAAGTTACACAGACTGTCACTTTGCAAAAGAAGTTAACAATAACTGCCTCTAGAGAATCGGACACGTGGCTTGGGCCCACTAAATTAGGTTTTGGGCTATCCCAACTACTATTTCAAGCACATAAAAACCCAATGCTTGATGAGCTCATTAGAAGTAAAGTccaagagaataaataataNAAAACCAAAACCATTCACATTAtcataataacaataatatgaagaaaaaaataaaccaaaaactAACCTAActtataaatattcatt
This genomic interval carries:
- the LOC111788320 gene encoding uncharacterized protein LOC111788320, with protein sequence MGLGINCSSSVVLLPRAPDSNSFDSSKVARLSAKDDKGTWRIRSRCALGLASLILAIEFGDVSVAVETQALESPPQVVDSRRVKISRWSDKRKCAQWRANSLEIIVPENLPRPSQRRKWEAIAFTDVENAPAVQVISSKFGSKYCFSL